A genomic stretch from Gopherus flavomarginatus isolate rGopFla2 chromosome 3, rGopFla2.mat.asm, whole genome shotgun sequence includes:
- the GGT6 gene encoding LOW QUALITY PROTEIN: glutathione hydrolase 6 (The sequence of the model RefSeq protein was modified relative to this genomic sequence to represent the inferred CDS: inserted 3 bases in 2 codons; deleted 4 bases in 2 codons; substituted 1 base at 1 genomic stop codon): MEAASPTRYQRLGDSDSDGEEAVELRTRPGRSPLQQHHRETCARISSALVLLALALALAFYQMTVGASWLGGAQAHRQDGGTGQMEAQKEPGDVPSAAHMPPRGVYHHATLISSSKTCSLLGKDLLVAGGNMVDAGIAAALCLGLAHPHAAGLGGVFSALLHASSGRTVVLNAVPRYGFSRHYGLPVALPGLQLLHQHFGRLAWPRLLEGPAALAQXGVSMDRELAAALQESAGAVKASGLCSLFCDGAGELKGQGTLVTQPRLAALLRAVASGDEALPQALALAPAEREPFLQAMGDLGLELQSPLAMQLGDTWLHGAPAPAPRGSLLAGVLEAVRGAEPRAVPELCLRALSAAWRGYSGALGGAVAGGPSAAPSPVGSHLAVPDSQGNVLLLSASLSSSFGSRFLAPASDIVLSDLTAPAGPGLLSWAXGEEGTVVGLGATGGSAAPLALALAQAIINQVYLGQPVQEALESPRPQLRGRGDGASQGCGPGTPSNVSSGEWXGGPHAGPWVLQVSSQGEHAHAFAAPATCCHHEGY; encoded by the exons ATGGAGGCGGCATCCCCGACCCGGTACCAGCGGCTGGGGGACAGCGACAGCGACGGGGAGGAGGCGGTGGAGCTGCGGACTAGACCGGGCCG ATCCCCGCTTCAGCAGCACCACCGGGAGACCTGCGCCCGCATCTCCTCGGCCCTGGTGCTGCTGGCGCTGGCCTTGGCCTTGGCCTTTTACCAGATGACCGTGGGTGCCTCGTGGCTGGGCGGCGCCCAGGctcacaggcaggatggtggcACCGGGCAGATGGAGGCACAGAAGGAGCCTGGAGACGTCCCATCGGCAGCTCACATGCCCCCACGGGGTGTTTACCATCATGCCACCCTCATCAGCAGCTCAA AGACCTGCTCCCTCCTGGGGAAGGACCTGCTGGTGGCCGGAGGGAACATGGTGGATGCTGGGATTGCAGCTGCGCTCTGCCTGGGGCTGGCCCACCCGcatgctgcagggctgg GCGGCGTGTTCTCAGCCCTGCTGCACGCCTCGTCGGGCCGCACCGTGGTGCTGAACGCCGTCCCGCGCTATGGCTTCTCCCGGCACTATGGGCTCCCCGTGGCCCTGCCAGGCCTGCAGCTGCTGCACCAGCACTTCGGCCGCCTGGCCTGGCCACGCCTGCTGGAGGGGCCGGCGGCTCTGGCGCAGTGAGGCGTCAGCATGGACCGGGAGCTGGCTGCGGCCCTGCAGGAGAGCGCGGGTGCGGTGAAGGCCTCAGGCCTCTGCAGCCTCTTCTGCGATGGGGCCGGGGAGCTGAAGGGCCAGGGCACGCTGGTCACCCAGCCCCGGCTGGCGGCCCTGCTCCGGGCGGTGGCATCGGGGGAcgaggccctgccccaggccctggccctggcccctgccgAGCGGGAGCCCTTCCTGCAGGCCATGGGGGACttggggctggagctgcagagccccctggccatgCAGCTGGGTGACACCTGGCTGCATggagccccggccccggccccc cGCGGCAGCCTGCTGGCCGGCGTCCTCGAGGCGGTGCGGGGAGCCGAGCCCAGAGCCGTGCCTGAGCTCTGCTTGAGGGCCCTGAGCGCGGCCTGGCGTGGCTACTCCGGGGCGCTTGGGGGGGCCGTGGCTGGGGGCCCCTCAGCC GCCCCCTCGCCCGTCGGCAGCCACCTGGCAGTGCCAGACAGCCAGGGGAACGTGCTGCTGCTCTCGGCCTCTCTCAGCAGCTCCTTCGGCTCCAGATTCCTGGCGCCTGCCTCGGACATCGTGCTGAGTGACCTGACAGCGCCCGCGGGGCCTGGCCTGCTCTCctggg tgggggaggaggggacagtggtggggctgggggccacaGGGGGCAGTGCAgcccccctggccctggccctggcccaggcCATTATAAACCAGGTGTACCTGGGGCAGCccgtgcaggaggcgctggagaGCCCACGGCCGcagctcaggggcaggggggatggggcCTCCCAGGGCTGTGGGCCAGGCACCCCGTCAAATGTGTCCAGTGGCGAGTG GGGGGGGCCGCACGCGGGCCCCTGGGTGCTGCAGGTGTCATCACAGGGTGAGCACGCACATGCCTTTGCCGCCCCGGCCACGTGCTGCCATCACGAGGGGTATTAG